The Anoplolepis gracilipes chromosome 5, ASM4749672v1, whole genome shotgun sequence region ATTGCTCTTGTCACTGGATGGCGCGCCCAGACATGTGAATATGGGCGATGTGATCTTCTTGACACGTACGTGCCAACCGCGCGTCTTCACTGGTACTTTGATGATTTGATTATTGCGCAGAATATCCTCCTCGGTCGGTAGAAGAGATGGTATCAGCAACGTGCGACAGTCCCATGTTAATGCAACCTCGAATTTGTTGAGCAGGCTAACGATATAGCCCTGTGTGTCGACCGACGATATCGTGGAGGATTTAAAGACATGCTGGATATCATCCAATTTCATTATACCAGATCTGGCGAATGGATTAATCTCTCGTATGGTTACTACATGAGCCAGCATGTCGCAGAGCCACTGTGGATCCAAGAAATAAAGATCTTTCAATGTAGCATCATCGTAGTGCAAGATTATACCGTTCTCGTGGAGAAACAGCGTCGCCTGATGTAGCTCAGCAGGGTCTCTAAATGATCTGTGCAGTTTTTGAAGTTCATTGTTAACTGCCGCGTAATACTGGTCGGCTTTTAATACCGGATCTAGACCGGATAATTTCCTGTCGTGCGCCAGTTGAATTACAACGTCCTCTAGTGCGAGATAACTAGCCGGAACCTTCTGTTCTAACAACAACTCTTTGCTGCCGGGCGATCTCAAGCTGAAGACGACGTCGTAGATGAGATTGCATAGCATCTTAATGTTGTGGCGCGTTTTACAGCTTACTTCAATCGTTTCCATGACCTTGGGCAAGCCGCATTTCTCGGCATCGACTACATTGATAAACTTGTCGCGAATATATTGCTGCAAAGCTTCGCTGTGCTCGTAGAAAATGTCATAGTGAGTGCCGATGATAATGACCGGAGAGTTGGGCGCTCTACTCTGAATATTCACTAGCCATTGAAAGATCTCGGATACTCCTTTGAAACCGTCTGTGATCCGCCATACGACCAGATATAGACTGCGTTTTGATAGGAAATACTGATGCGTCGCGTAGTACTCGCGCTGGCCACCAAAATCCCAGGTCCTGAAATAGACTGAGCCGTGGGACGATTGTCCGCGGACCTTCTTCTCATAGATCCAATCGCCAATATCTACACCTACAGTCGAAATGGTTGTGCCCTTGGCAGTCTTTGCATTAATGTTCTTGTTGCCCATTCGTTTGGCCCAGTGCTCGGACGCCTTCTTCTTGTTCGGCACTTCACCTTCTTGCCGCAGCTGTTCCAGCAGACTTGTCTTGCCAATTCCTTGGATACCGACAATCATCAGCTTCATTCGCGCGTATGCCTTGGCGTCTTCTAGAATCGATTTTAGGTAACCGATTACGTCCAtcgttttgtatttttttgacTCGATCATCGACTTGAGCGGCTCTTGCAACCGGCAACCCTGTGTGTTCAAATTCCATAAACGTCCCAGTAGACCCATCTGCGGTGGCAGCTCGACGATCTCGTTGTTGCCACTGATGTTCAATACCGATAGATTACTAAGTTCGTAAATGTTGTGCGGTATCTCGCGCAATTGATTGTTACTAATGTCCAGCATACTGACATTGGGAAAAAGTAGGTACGACTTGGAGCTAGAGTGTCCGATTCCTTTCGAATCCTTGTCCGAGTCGCTTCGCTCTTCTTCTAGACTCGGCATTTCACCATCGTCGCATGACGTTAACTGAATGCGATTCAGTAGATTGTTGGCCAGAATCAGCGTGCGCATATTCTCCAGTCGTAGATGTCGTCTATGCACGCACACTGACTGTAGCACAATGTCGCGCATCGACGTAGGTGTCTGTCGATTGCCAGGCACGATGCTGGGCGATTGAGCATTGACAGCTGGACAGTAGCAGGCCGTATTCGCTTGTTCCATGCTGTCGGAACTGTCGATCTGCGGCAAGCTTGGCCATCGCGTAATCTGGTTATTCGACAAATCTAACTGTTTCAGGCTGGCTGGATACGAAGTTATGTGGCTCATCGATCGCAGAGAGTTGTACGCCATGTTCAATCGCACTAGGCTTACCGCCAAACACGGTAACGCCACGGGAATACTGTTGAAAAGATTATGCGCCAGATTCAACGAAGTCAGCACTGACTTGTTACCATTCTCCGTGTCATCGCTCATTCTTTCTGATACTTGAACCGAACTGGTCCATACATGCGGTCGTTCCATCTCGATCACTTGCGCGTTCGCGATCTTCGTGAAGGAATCGAATTCCATGGACTCTATCCGTGGCACAGTGGCCAGTACACGAAAGTTGGTGCACGTCTGTTGCGTCTCGTCGCAACTGCGCTGCGACTTCCTCAGAACATTCTGCGACGCTTGACTAGGCAGATCGCGCAACAGATTAAACGATGCGTTCAGTTCCTTAAGTTTGGGCGCGCGCCATAGATTCTCCGGCAGGCACTGTAACTTGTTGTTGGAGACGTCTATAATCTCGAGAGCTGGAAGGTTCATAATGAAATCGGGCAGTTGTTCCAAACGATTGTCCTGAAGATACATCTCCTCCAGAACCGGGCACAGCTTGTCTTTCGGGTTCTTCGAATCGGCCGCGAGAGTATCGATCTTATTCTGTGCCATGTTGAGGTAACGTAGACTTTGCAGATAGAACATGGCAGACGGCACGGAAGTTATGGAATTGTGAGAGATATCAACTCGCGTAATGGCATACAATACCAAGTCGTTGTTCTTTGAGCTCAGCTTCTTGTTGACGTGCAACACCGCGTCGATTAGCCACTGCAACCGGATTTGCGAGAGACGACACTGTTGATTGTGCCAGTTGATCATCGTGGGTGTTTTCGGGAACAGTGTGGAATAGGTGACGTGACCGAAAGACGACAAGGCGGAAAAATGCGAGCTTTGTGTGCACTCGGTCATTGCTTTCTTGTTGATTTTATACTCGGAGTCGGGATGCGCTTTAATCGACAATAACTTTGCAGTCAACGTCTCGTCGCGGTTCTGCGCGGCGATCTTCAGCGCCTTGCATTCGTTATCGACGGCACCATGCTTCAACAACAGATCCGCGATCTTTACGTCGCGATTCTGACATGCTATCGTCAGCACGCTCGAGTAACTGCCCTCGGGATCGTTCTGATCATACAGGATTTTGACCGGCAACTCTAGATTGGCGCCAGCTTGAAGGAGAGCGTTAACCACGTCGGTATGTCGACCCCTAACGGCTGAATGCAATGCCGTTTCGCTGCCGTTGTTGCAATAAAGATCTAGATTCACCggatatatcattttatcatcttttttatCCGTGGGTGTTTTGCTACGGAAATTCAAGGATGACATCAACCTCTGGATACCGCTGGAAATTTTGCGTTTTGACACTGGGAGTTGCTGTGTGCCTCCTACGCCATCCTCCTCCTTGGTCGTTCTCGCCTTCACTCGATAACCCAATAGCAATTCGACGCACTTGACATTGCCCAGCATGCTAGCTATATAAAGCGCATGCTGGCCGGTGACATCTTGCGCATTGATATCAAACGGCAGATCGTACTCGAACTCGCCAGACGGATCTCTGTAGCGCTGATAGACATGTTGCGGATATTCGAATTTAAGCAGCACGTCAATTACTGAATGATGACCGTTTATCGTGGCTGCATGTATCGGCAGCCAACGCTCCACTGTCACCTGCTGCAGTTGCTTGGGAAAATGTCGGAGAAGCAACTCGACGATCTCCACCTTGCCGTGATAACACGCTATGTAGAGCGGACAGTATTTGGTGACCGGATGACTCCTGCAATCGGCGCCGTGATCCAACAGTAGCCGAACTATGTCCTTATGGCCGCTCTCGCAGGCGACGAAGAGCAGCGTGTTGGCGCCATTCGGCGCCATATTTATCACGCATTCTAGATCGGTTGACAAGCTC contains the following coding sequences:
- the Lrrk gene encoding leucine-rich repeat serine/threonine-protein kinase 1; this encodes MEDYTPIDEDFPGRLLHQAALWDNAELLEDLLRGEHAQYINSKDSWGRTPMHAAAITENSRCLDVLLTAGADPNVICGPRGHHRTPLHVCAEHGHASNIERLLSFKADLMIRDDDGLQPLDVAEKGKHDSCIHLLKAAAEQYELAKQATHASLRAACIQGDTVAARSIIQSLSTDLECVINMAPNGANTLLFVACESGHKDIVRLLLDHGADCRSHPVTKYCPLYIACYHGKVEIVELLLRHFPKQLQQVTVERWLPIHAATINGHHSVIDVLLKFEYPQHVYQRYRDPSGEFEYDLPFDINAQDVTGQHALYIASMLGNVKCVELLLGYRVKARTTKEEDGVGGTQQLPVSKRKISSGIQRLMSSLNFRSKTPTDKKDDKMIYPVNLDLYCNNGSETALHSAVRGRHTDVVNALLQAGANLELPVKILYDQNDPEGSYSSVLTIACQNRDVKIADLLLKHGAVDNECKALKIAAQNRDETLTAKLLSIKAHPDSEYKINKKAMTECTQSSHFSALSSFGHVTYSTLFPKTPTMINWHNQQCRLSQIRLQWLIDAVLHVNKKLSSKNNDLVLYAITRVDISHNSITSVPSAMFYLQSLRYLNMAQNKIDTLAADSKNPKDKLCPVLEEMYLQDNRLEQLPDFIMNLPALEIIDVSNNKLQCLPENLWRAPKLKELNASFNLLRDLPSQASQNVLRKSQRSCDETQQTCTNFRVLATVPRIESMEFDSFTKIANAQVIEMERPHVWTSSVQVSERMSDDTENGNKSVLTSLNLAHNLFNSIPVALPCLAVSLVRLNMAYNSLRSMSHITSYPASLKQLDLSNNQITRWPSLPQIDSSDSMEQANTACYCPAVNAQSPSIVPGNRQTPTSMRDIVLQSVCVHRRHLRLENMRTLILANNLLNRIQLTSCDDGEMPSLEEERSDSDKDSKGIGHSSSKSYLLFPNVSMLDISNNQLREIPHNIYELSNLSVLNISGNNEIVELPPQMGLLGRLWNLNTQGCRLQEPLKSMIESKKYKTMDVIGYLKSILEDAKAYARMKLMIVGIQGIGKTSLLEQLRQEGEVPNKKKASEHWAKRMGNKNINAKTAKGTTISTVGVDIGDWIYEKKVRGQSSHGSVYFRTWDFGGQREYYATHQYFLSKRSLYLVVWRITDGFKGVSEIFQWLVNIQSRAPNSPVIIIGTHYDIFYEHSEALQQYIRDKFINVVDAEKCGLPKVMETIEVSCKTRHNIKMLCNLIYDVVFSLRSPGSKELLLEQKVPASYLALEDVVIQLAHDRKLSGLDPVLKADQYYAAVNNELQKLHRSFRDPAELHQATLFLHENGIILHYDDATLKDLYFLDPQWLCDMLAHVVTIREINPFARSGIMKLDDIQHVFKSSTISSVDTQGYIVSLLNKFEVALTWDCRTLLIPSLLPTEEDILRNNQIIKVPVKTRGWHVRVKKITSPIFTCLGAPSSDKSNAECVLTSRSQPDCSVTRLLLMSYFPSGFWSRLVTRILADDAIVEIVMSFLAPFKDFVDDNIFASLLDLQAEWVLWQTGIELRYSGITLLRLKEVCYNLKNSPYDYRQFKFKLKQDGIWCTVDLRNSAILEIWFPVDTLVIKQPIMSDSVDEEPMGYQAIVVEPRLESMPQLMALIVDHIDILLEDWYPTLGTRFVHTSEGKLLVTRLIPCPRCLLDNAESSDIESNDSEGRLIEDIQKYCAVNRNERQSQDSYKSDGDSGVGYDSLTSSRMPSLEGHPDVSKQQTSSSNPEGILAYSWMVEECILAAYSNKSISCPRHSEIPLSHIAPDIIFMDLGAKHLIKSEELKRGKLLGRGAFGFVFRGSCRLPSTHIRADVAIKMLQPVSPGPNSTQSAILAYKASQSKWDRDPLQYACKAYCMARQELNILLTLRHANIVPLIGIVVSPLALVLDLAPQGALDNVLKNYRRCGAKLDPYTLQAIILQVAKAVEYLHQQHVIYRDLKSENVLVWQIPLPFQESLEPVHVKVADYGISRLTLPTGAKGFGGTEGFMAPEIIRYNGEEEYTEKVDSFSFGMFIYELITLRQPFEGHEAVKECILEGGRPPLVYRETLHPCYALDLMVICWAQNPKDRPTASQIVSIASAPEFTHLIDVTLLTERTQVTAVTITNRAGNSSNSDTDSLNNDEIWFGHNNGEVDMLLGTQKGWLRHVRIETPVIPYAMYGVDGYIWIGDNAGQVHVYLCGNFGCVASYNLEADHSRESKVVGLIHLEQLKQFAVALHSGRIFLLSNSFTQMKKTDITGSGGAAEVTNNADIKTYSLTAVCRKRRVLELWAGQSFGRISVYTLKDSNLVDTVQLSHSTGTANDATMKNLFATYLTGAAAESFVFSYTYPGCVVYQWDVDSRQIVNKLDMSKLVPCSESLKSISIEENLSTDKCQVTALEASSGQLYIGTTWGCIVVAECGTLRPVTVFRPFEGKVCQIVSLKSTDKKKALLATVGQGYRSLIARYTDFPLKSLENEELKHGMYTLLWRSENWSSA